Proteins encoded by one window of Thermococcus sp. Bubb.Bath:
- a CDS encoding prolyl oligopeptidase family serine peptidase: MEDPYVWMENLQDERVLKLVEEENSRFREFIGKLSDELFPEVWELYSIPILGSARLTEKGTVAMYREKDRRVIKWLGGDVIIDSKELEREANDQVLLQGFTVDREGKKLTYSFSIGGADEGVTRIIDLESGELIGEFKPSVWNVTFLENGYYFSRFYRHGETPDGIKAPAVRLFWKDESGEKMVFGKGLSSGYFMGLRKSTDGKWAMLTVTFGWNKANIYIGPVEAPDLWGKVYSAEVPAEPIDVVNGKLYVLTREGKGLGKVVAVEGEKTTEVIPEGEFPLEWAVILGDKVLTGRLVHASHRIELYSLEGEKISEFGFDLPGSVYPLDSDGKKALIRYESFTVPYRLYEFDGELRLVENQGIVGDFNVEEDFATSKDGTKIHYFTVKGSTDRKKAWVFGYGGFNISLTPRFFPQAIPFIRRGGTFAMANLRGGSEYGEEWHRAGMRENKQNVFDDFTAVLEKLKERGYKVAAWGRSNGGLLVSATLTQRPDVMDAALIGYPVIDMMRFHKLYIGSVWVPEYGNPDDPKDREFLLKYSPYHNVDPNKHYPLTLIYTGLHDDRVHPAHALKFFMKMKELGAPVYIRVETKSGHMGASPETRAKELTDLLAFVIKALS; this comes from the coding sequence ATGGAAGATCCTTATGTATGGATGGAGAACCTCCAGGATGAGCGCGTTCTAAAGCTCGTTGAGGAAGAGAACAGTCGATTTAGGGAGTTCATCGGAAAGCTCAGCGATGAGCTTTTCCCGGAGGTCTGGGAGCTGTACTCGATTCCAATTCTCGGAAGTGCGAGGCTGACTGAAAAGGGCACCGTTGCCATGTACCGCGAAAAAGACAGGCGGGTCATAAAATGGCTCGGTGGGGATGTCATAATCGACTCTAAGGAGCTTGAGAGGGAAGCAAACGACCAAGTTCTACTCCAGGGCTTCACTGTTGATAGAGAAGGCAAGAAGCTCACATACAGCTTTTCAATCGGTGGAGCGGACGAAGGTGTCACGAGAATAATCGACCTCGAAAGCGGGGAGCTCATAGGAGAGTTCAAACCATCTGTGTGGAACGTCACGTTCCTTGAGAACGGCTACTATTTCAGCAGATTTTACAGGCATGGCGAGACGCCGGACGGAATCAAGGCCCCAGCGGTGAGGCTGTTCTGGAAGGACGAATCCGGAGAGAAGATGGTCTTTGGAAAGGGTCTAAGCTCGGGTTACTTTATGGGACTCAGAAAGAGCACAGACGGGAAGTGGGCTATGCTGACGGTCACATTTGGCTGGAACAAGGCTAATATCTATATCGGGCCGGTTGAAGCCCCAGACCTCTGGGGGAAGGTTTACTCCGCGGAGGTTCCGGCGGAGCCGATTGATGTCGTCAACGGCAAGCTCTACGTCCTCACGAGGGAAGGAAAGGGCCTCGGAAAGGTAGTTGCCGTAGAAGGCGAAAAAACTACCGAAGTCATCCCAGAGGGTGAGTTCCCACTGGAATGGGCCGTGATCTTGGGTGACAAAGTCCTCACCGGCAGGCTCGTTCATGCGAGCCACAGGATTGAGCTATATTCCCTTGAAGGGGAGAAAATAAGTGAGTTCGGCTTTGACCTCCCTGGAAGCGTTTACCCCCTTGATTCGGACGGCAAAAAGGCCCTGATCCGTTACGAAAGCTTCACCGTCCCCTACAGGCTTTACGAGTTTGACGGAGAGCTAAGGCTCGTTGAAAATCAGGGGATAGTAGGGGATTTCAATGTAGAAGAAGACTTCGCCACATCAAAGGACGGAACAAAGATTCACTACTTCACCGTCAAAGGTTCCACCGACAGGAAGAAGGCCTGGGTGTTCGGCTACGGAGGATTTAACATATCCCTAACACCGCGCTTCTTCCCTCAGGCCATCCCGTTCATCAGGCGTGGTGGGACCTTTGCCATGGCCAACCTACGCGGAGGAAGTGAGTACGGCGAGGAGTGGCACCGGGCTGGAATGAGGGAGAACAAGCAAAATGTATTCGACGACTTCACAGCAGTCCTCGAGAAGCTCAAGGAGAGGGGCTATAAAGTCGCCGCATGGGGAAGGAGCAACGGCGGCCTTTTGGTCTCCGCCACACTCACTCAAAGACCGGACGTTATGGACGCGGCCCTGATCGGATATCCCGTCATCGACATGATGCGCTTCCACAAGCTCTACATCGGCAGCGTTTGGGTTCCAGAATACGGGAACCCGGACGACCCGAAGGACAGGGAGTTCCTGTTAAAATACTCCCCATATCACAACGTTGACCCGAACAAGCACTATCCACTGACGCTCATCTACACAGGTTTGCACGACGACCGCGTTCACCCGGCACACGCCCTCAAGTTCTTCATGAAGATGAAGGAGCTAGGAGCGCCGGTTTATATCAGAGTTGAGACGAAGAGCGGACACATGGGTGCCTCTCCTGAGACGAGGGCAAAAGAACTAACAGACCTGCTGGCCTTTGTTATTAAGGCCCTTTCCTGA
- a CDS encoding VIT1/CCC1 transporter family protein, whose amino-acid sequence MEEMLELATKFYEDEYADSVLYAQLAKGEKDGRIKEEFLRLSQIESKHAKFWHDFLESRGVEPPRPKVRRLHIVSVRLLRRLLGPGAVASLLEMGENSAIQKYFRYLTKYAEDLSGGEMERLKEVIIDELEHERFFEESKRRFHAENIRDLVLGMNDGLVEILGAVTGLSAVYANAPKLVGISGLIVGVAGSLSMGIGAFISVRSQRQVNEALKERMSVLFRISPDRAKEEIKARLIEGGVPEEIAEKTAEELSRKGDAAVKLVIPEGGENEVRSALYTGLAYLLGVAFPVLPYFLASSSIVALPFSILFAGAALAIVATLVSILSGISIRTKIVEMVTTGLGAAFMSYLFGRLMESVFHISAL is encoded by the coding sequence GTGGAGGAGATGCTTGAGCTGGCCACGAAGTTCTACGAAGATGAGTACGCGGATTCAGTCCTCTACGCCCAGCTTGCGAAGGGAGAGAAGGACGGGAGAATAAAGGAGGAGTTCTTAAGACTCTCACAAATAGAATCAAAGCATGCGAAGTTCTGGCACGACTTCCTGGAGTCCAGGGGAGTCGAGCCGCCAAGGCCAAAGGTGAGAAGGCTTCACATCGTGAGCGTCAGGCTCCTCAGAAGGCTCCTAGGTCCCGGAGCAGTTGCGTCCCTCCTTGAGATGGGAGAAAACAGCGCCATTCAGAAGTACTTCAGATACCTCACAAAGTACGCGGAGGATCTCTCGGGGGGTGAGATGGAGAGGCTGAAGGAGGTCATAATAGACGAGCTGGAACACGAGCGCTTCTTTGAGGAAAGCAAGAGACGCTTCCACGCCGAGAACATCAGAGACCTCGTCCTGGGGATGAACGACGGACTCGTGGAGATACTCGGGGCTGTTACTGGATTATCAGCAGTCTATGCAAACGCGCCGAAGCTGGTGGGAATCAGCGGCCTCATCGTTGGTGTTGCCGGTTCGCTCTCAATGGGGATAGGGGCCTTCATCTCCGTCCGCTCCCAGAGACAGGTTAACGAGGCGTTGAAGGAGAGGATGAGCGTTCTCTTTAGAATTTCGCCAGACAGGGCAAAGGAGGAGATTAAAGCCAGGTTAATTGAAGGAGGAGTCCCAGAGGAGATAGCAGAGAAGACCGCCGAAGAGCTCTCCAGAAAGGGGGATGCAGCTGTTAAACTGGTAATACCAGAAGGGGGAGAGAACGAGGTTCGTTCCGCTCTTTACACCGGACTGGCGTATCTCCTGGGAGTGGCTTTTCCGGTTCTGCCGTACTTCCTCGCCTCGAGCTCCATAGTTGCACTTCCGTTCTCGATACTGTTTGCAGGAGCGGCCTTAGCAATAGTGGCAACCCTAGTATCGATCCTCTCTGGAATCTCCATAAGGACGAAGATCGTGGAGATGGTGACAACTGGGCTCGGGGCGGCCTTCATGAGCTACCTCTTCGGCAGACTAATGGAGAGTGTCTTCCACATCTCAGCCCTTTAA
- a CDS encoding transcriptional repressor: MEVLEEIGGEHPSMNRLLERIRRDFSTVSFSTLYSNLLTLKELGLVELFLIEEATRVEINTKPHVNLIRGKSVVDVEDPKS; the protein is encoded by the coding sequence GTGGAGGTTCTGGAGGAGATCGGGGGAGAGCACCCCTCGATGAACCGGCTCCTTGAGAGGATCAGGAGGGACTTTTCAACGGTGAGCTTCTCAACGCTCTACTCCAACCTGCTCACGCTTAAGGAGCTCGGCCTCGTGGAGCTGTTCTTGATCGAGGAGGCGACAAGGGTCGAGATCAACACGAAGCCCCACGTGAACCTCATCAGGGGGAAGAGCGTTGTTGACGTTGAGGACCCGAAATCATAG
- a CDS encoding peroxiredoxin, whose translation MNYLEIKVLDENGKERPLRDFVLGKWTVLYFYPKDNTPGCTTEAKEFTELIDEFEKLGVQVIGVSRDSPRSHGRFKEKHGLKIKLLSDPNTELHKALGAWGKKKSYGREYEGVIRSTFILNPDGKIVWKKINVRAKGHAAKVLAEFKKLIGEDE comes from the coding sequence GTGAACTACTTGGAAATAAAAGTGCTCGACGAGAACGGTAAGGAGAGACCCCTAAGGGACTTCGTTCTCGGGAAGTGGACCGTCCTGTACTTCTACCCCAAGGACAATACCCCTGGCTGTACGACTGAGGCCAAGGAGTTCACGGAACTGATTGACGAGTTTGAGAAGCTTGGAGTCCAGGTCATTGGGGTCTCCCGCGACTCTCCCAGGAGCCACGGGCGTTTCAAGGAGAAGCACGGCCTCAAGATCAAACTCCTCAGCGACCCGAACACTGAGCTCCACAAAGCCCTCGGGGCATGGGGCAAGAAGAAGAGCTACGGCAGGGAGTACGAGGGCGTAATAAGGAGCACTTTCATTCTGAACCCTGATGGAAAAATTGTCTGGAAGAAGATAAACGTGAGGGCGAAGGGACATGCCGCCAAAGTTCTCGCAGAATTCAAAAAGCTAATAGGGGAAGATGAGTAG
- a CDS encoding ferritin family protein, whose amino-acid sequence MNELEALALALEVEKNELKFYLKLARKARDEKARKMFLFLAKEEAEHWDLFEEKFVEELIEKCELPAVDKELVGKLVVEEPETLSEVDAVKVGMEQEKLTWEFYEKAAKEAEHENVKRLFEELARIEKTHYELLKAQYDAVMKTGIWMDYQDFSLEVD is encoded by the coding sequence ATGAATGAACTTGAGGCCCTTGCCTTGGCGCTTGAGGTTGAGAAGAACGAGCTTAAATTCTACCTGAAGCTTGCAAGGAAGGCTAGAGATGAAAAGGCCAGAAAGATGTTCCTCTTCCTGGCGAAGGAAGAAGCGGAGCACTGGGATCTCTTTGAAGAGAAGTTTGTCGAGGAGCTCATAGAGAAGTGCGAGCTCCCTGCAGTTGACAAGGAGCTTGTCGGGAAGCTGGTAGTTGAGGAGCCCGAAACCCTCAGTGAGGTCGACGCCGTGAAGGTTGGAATGGAGCAGGAGAAACTTACCTGGGAGTTCTACGAGAAGGCAGCTAAAGAGGCCGAGCACGAGAACGTTAAACGACTGTTTGAGGAGCTGGCGAGGATCGAGAAGACCCACTACGAGCTTCTGAAGGCCCAGTACGACGCGGTCATGAAGACTGGTATATGGATGGACTACCAGGACTTCAGCCTGGAGGTGGACTGA
- a CDS encoding GNAT family N-acetyltransferase produces the protein MRIEKVEEPLSLKDELVKFVFRVYQSTGGAYPALEWVENKPSPDDFEGFKKVYEPFLEFRLGKEFDELYVLRNNDGKIAGTVALVYNLEGKDVWWVPEEINNGKTGLIEFFMVHPEYKRKGYGSKLLDFAIERLKELGKEAYVITFPELEAYSYYLRKSFVKVMDYEEFVVLKYDGGGKSGGDA, from the coding sequence ATGAGAATTGAAAAAGTTGAGGAACCGCTCTCTCTCAAGGACGAGCTTGTGAAGTTCGTCTTCAGGGTTTACCAGTCAACCGGTGGGGCATATCCAGCTCTCGAATGGGTGGAAAATAAGCCTTCTCCCGACGATTTTGAGGGCTTTAAGAAGGTCTATGAACCATTCCTTGAGTTCAGGCTCGGAAAGGAATTCGACGAGCTCTACGTTCTCAGGAATAATGATGGAAAGATCGCGGGAACCGTTGCCCTCGTTTACAATCTCGAAGGTAAAGACGTGTGGTGGGTACCTGAGGAGATAAATAACGGAAAGACTGGTCTCATCGAGTTCTTCATGGTTCACCCCGAGTACAAGAGGAAGGGCTACGGCTCAAAGCTTTTGGATTTTGCCATCGAGAGGTTAAAGGAGCTTGGAAAGGAGGCCTACGTGATAACCTTCCCGGAGCTTGAGGCTTACTCATATTATCTAAGAAAGAGCTTCGTCAAGGTTATGGACTACGAGGAGTTTGTTGTTCTGAAGTACGACGGAGGTGGGAAGAGTGGAGGAGATGCTTGA
- a CDS encoding ferritin family protein, with translation MLAKYPFELPKDRPLTKTEIAQALRWAIEAELDAINIYEQLAAGIEDERIKGIFLDVANEEKEHFGEFLAALFEVDEELAKYMKEGFDEVEEGTGIKVKF, from the coding sequence ATGCTGGCGAAATATCCGTTTGAACTCCCGAAGGACAGGCCCCTTACAAAGACGGAGATAGCGCAGGCCCTTCGCTGGGCCATCGAGGCTGAACTCGACGCCATAAACATCTACGAGCAGCTTGCCGCTGGGATAGAGGATGAGAGGATAAAGGGCATCTTCCTCGATGTTGCCAACGAGGAGAAAGAGCACTTCGGAGAGTTTCTCGCGGCACTCTTCGAGGTTGACGAGGAACTGGCCAAGTACATGAAGGAGGGCTTTGACGAGGTTGAAGAGGGGACCGGAATAAAGGTCAAGTTCTAA
- a CDS encoding ferritin family protein yields MSMSEPLVKHAYETEKKAASSYTDGLKLIRGQGLRYTKVEEIVGRIAVDTVIHKHLMEAILNAQKELEKLAGEGPLEEVKDIELSPEQKALVKRFAEMHLDIEKDMIETYQKMAEKMTHPLFKGLAEAIVKNEQEHHRLLAELIAKYKE; encoded by the coding sequence ATGTCTATGTCTGAACCACTTGTTAAACACGCCTACGAGACTGAAAAGAAGGCCGCCTCCAGCTACACCGACGGGCTAAAACTCATACGGGGACAGGGCCTTAGGTACACCAAGGTTGAGGAGATAGTCGGCAGGATAGCCGTTGACACTGTAATCCACAAACATCTTATGGAGGCCATCCTCAACGCCCAGAAGGAGCTTGAAAAGCTCGCCGGTGAGGGTCCACTGGAAGAAGTAAAAGATATAGAGCTCTCCCCTGAGCAGAAAGCTCTTGTGAAGCGCTTCGCCGAGATGCACCTTGATATAGAGAAGGACATGATAGAGACCTACCAGAAGATGGCCGAGAAGATGACCCACCCGCTCTTCAAGGGCCTCGCCGAGGCGATAGTTAAGAACGAACAGGAGCACCACAGGCTCCTGGCGGAGCTTATTGCCAAGTATAAAGAGTGA